One segment of Sphingomonas qomolangmaensis DNA contains the following:
- a CDS encoding IlvD/Edd family dehydratase, with translation MTDTPQLQPKLRSRAWFDNPENVDMTALYLERYLNFGLSLEELRSGKPIIGIAQTGSDLSPCNRHHLVLAERLRDGIREMGGIPLEFPVHPIQETGKRPTAALDRNLAYLALVEVLYGYPLDGVVLTIGCDKTTPACLMAAATVNIPAIALSVGPMLNGWHKGERTGSGTIVWKARELLATGAIDDEGFIKLVASSAPSTGYCNTMGTATTMNSLAEALGMQLPGSAAIPAPYRDRQEVAYFTGRRIVEMVAEDLKPSDIMTRDAFLNAIVVNSAIGGSTNAPIHLAAIARHIGADLALDDWQTHGHKVPLMVNLQPAGEYLGEDFYHAGGVPAVVAELMKQGLIHEDVITANGKTIGDNCRNATIEDDKVIRPFATPLKEEAGFIVLRGNLFESAIMKTSVISPEFRNRYLSNPDDPEAFEGPAVVFDGPEDYHARIDDPALGITDSHLLFMRGAGPIGYPGAAEVVNMRAPAYLIREGVHALPCIGDGRQSGTSGSPSILNASPEAAAMGGLALIRTGDRVRIDLGKGSADVLVDDAELAERRRALTEAGGYAYPASQTPWQEIQRATVGQLQTGAILEGAEKYQRIAQTMGLPRDNH, from the coding sequence ATGACTGACACGCCCCAGCTCCAGCCAAAGCTCCGCTCGCGCGCCTGGTTCGACAATCCCGAGAACGTCGACATGACCGCGCTGTATCTCGAGCGCTATCTCAACTTCGGCTTGAGCCTAGAGGAATTGCGCTCGGGCAAGCCGATCATTGGCATCGCGCAAACGGGCAGCGATCTGTCCCCGTGCAACCGCCATCACCTCGTGCTGGCCGAACGGCTGCGCGACGGCATCCGGGAAATGGGCGGCATCCCGCTCGAATTCCCCGTCCATCCGATCCAGGAAACCGGCAAGCGCCCGACTGCAGCACTGGATCGCAACCTTGCCTATCTGGCGCTGGTCGAAGTGCTGTACGGCTATCCGCTCGACGGCGTGGTGCTAACGATCGGTTGCGACAAGACGACGCCGGCCTGCCTGATGGCCGCCGCTACCGTGAACATTCCGGCGATCGCGCTGTCGGTCGGGCCGATGCTCAACGGCTGGCACAAGGGCGAGCGCACCGGATCGGGCACTATCGTGTGGAAGGCGCGCGAATTGCTCGCGACCGGCGCGATCGATGACGAGGGCTTCATCAAGCTCGTCGCCTCCTCCGCTCCCTCGACCGGCTATTGCAACACGATGGGCACCGCGACGACGATGAACTCGCTGGCCGAAGCGCTGGGCATGCAGCTGCCCGGCTCGGCAGCGATCCCGGCGCCGTATCGCGACCGCCAGGAAGTCGCCTATTTCACCGGTCGCCGCATCGTCGAAATGGTCGCCGAGGATCTCAAGCCGTCGGACATCATGACGCGCGACGCGTTCCTCAACGCGATCGTCGTCAATTCGGCGATCGGCGGATCAACCAACGCGCCGATCCATCTCGCCGCGATCGCGCGCCACATCGGCGCCGATCTGGCACTCGACGATTGGCAGACGCACGGCCACAAGGTGCCGCTGATGGTCAACCTGCAGCCCGCCGGCGAATATCTGGGGGAAGATTTCTATCATGCCGGCGGCGTCCCCGCGGTGGTGGCCGAGTTGATGAAGCAGGGTCTGATCCACGAGGATGTGATCACCGCCAACGGCAAGACGATCGGCGACAATTGCCGCAATGCGACGATCGAGGACGACAAGGTCATCCGCCCGTTCGCGACGCCGCTGAAGGAAGAAGCCGGGTTCATCGTGCTGCGCGGCAATTTGTTCGAATCAGCGATCATGAAGACCAGCGTGATCAGCCCCGAATTCCGCAACCGTTATCTCTCAAACCCCGACGATCCCGAGGCGTTCGAAGGCCCTGCGGTGGTGTTCGATGGTCCAGAGGATTATCACGCGCGGATCGACGATCCCGCGCTCGGCATCACCGACAGCCATTTGCTGTTCATGCGTGGTGCCGGGCCGATCGGCTATCCGGGGGCGGCCGAAGTCGTGAACATGCGCGCGCCGGCCTATCTGATCCGCGAAGGCGTGCACGCCCTCCCCTGCATCGGCGATGGTCGCCAGTCGGGAACGTCGGGCAGCCCTTCGATCCTCAACGCCTCGCCCGAAGCGGCGGCGATGGGCGGGCTGGCACTGATCCGCACCGGCGACCGCGTGCGGATCGATCTGGGCAAGGGCTCGGCCGACGTGCTGGTCGACGACGCCGAACTAGCGGAGCGCCGCCGCGCGCTTACCGAGGCTGGCGGCTATGCCTATCCCGCCTCGCAGACGCCGTGGCAGGAAATCCAGCGCGCCACCGTCGGCCAGTTGCAGACCGGGGCAATCCTGGAAGGTGCCGAAAAATATCAGCGCATCGCCCAGACAATGGGCCTGCCGCGCGACAATCACTGA
- a CDS encoding aldose epimerase family protein → MANMKAATLMIGAMLAMTSPGGAIAATATREAAGTLKDGSVVEAITLSNANGVSARVLTYGATLQSLMVPGRDGKVADVVLGYDDVASYVDRPNYFGVTVGRFANRIAGGKFTLDGKSHQLPLNDKVNSLHGGGNGFDKILWKVVSVSSGPTAKLVLSHRSPDGDSGYPGKLDVTVTYTLDETGNLGIAFDAKTDKPTIVNMTNHALFNMAGDGSPMGATDQLLTIPARAYTPVNAALIPTGELRPVENTPFDFRRPRMIAERIRDGRDEQIRVAQGYDHNYALDKGLTDTPEIAARLEDPASGRVLEVLSTEPGVQFYSGNFLDATYVGKDGHLYRMGDGIALEPQKFPDAPNQPSFVSARVDPGKPYRHVMIYRVSTKR, encoded by the coding sequence ATGGCGAACATGAAGGCAGCGACGCTGATGATTGGTGCAATGCTGGCCATGACGTCCCCCGGCGGGGCGATCGCCGCCACCGCTACGCGTGAAGCGGCGGGAACGCTCAAGGACGGATCGGTGGTCGAGGCGATCACGCTCAGCAACGCCAATGGCGTCAGCGCGCGCGTACTGACCTATGGCGCCACGCTGCAATCACTGATGGTACCGGGTCGCGACGGCAAGGTCGCCGATGTGGTGCTCGGTTATGACGACGTCGCCTCCTATGTCGATCGTCCCAATTATTTCGGCGTCACCGTCGGCCGCTTCGCCAACCGGATCGCAGGGGGCAAGTTCACGCTCGACGGCAAGAGCCATCAGCTGCCGCTCAACGACAAGGTCAATTCGCTGCACGGCGGCGGCAACGGTTTCGACAAGATCCTGTGGAAGGTCGTGTCCGTCAGCAGCGGGCCGACCGCCAAGCTGGTGCTGTCGCACCGCAGCCCCGACGGCGATTCCGGCTATCCGGGCAAGCTCGACGTCACCGTCACCTATACGCTCGACGAGACCGGCAATCTGGGGATCGCGTTTGATGCGAAGACCGACAAGCCGACTATCGTCAACATGACCAACCACGCCTTGTTCAACATGGCGGGCGACGGATCGCCGATGGGCGCGACCGACCAGCTGCTGACGATTCCCGCGCGCGCCTATACCCCGGTCAACGCCGCGCTGATCCCGACCGGCGAGCTGCGACCGGTCGAGAATACGCCGTTCGACTTTCGCCGCCCGCGAATGATCGCCGAGCGTATTCGCGACGGCAGGGATGAGCAGATCCGCGTCGCGCAGGGCTACGACCATAATTACGCGCTCGACAAGGGCCTGACCGATACCCCCGAAATCGCGGCGCGGCTCGAGGACCCGGCCTCGGGCCGCGTGCTCGAAGTGCTGTCGACCGAGCCCGGCGTCCAATTCTACAGCGGCAACTTCCTCGATGCCACATACGTTGGGAAAGACGGACATCTTTACCGTATGGGCGACGGCATCGCGCTTGAGCCCCAGAAATTCCCCGATGCCCCCAACCAGCCGAGCTTCGTCTCGGCGCGCGTCGATCCCGGCAAGCCCTATCGGCATGTCATGATCTACCGCGTGTCGACGAAGCGCTGA
- a CDS encoding dihydroorotase, protein MTTAFVNATLVCPDGGKRQGNLLVEGDCIMRVGDFDAPVGAAIVDCRGRMLAPAIVDLGVFAIDKPACLAGGIVRVGLMPDQSPILDDPGIVQRAADMGKPELWVHPIAAATRALAGIDLAEMAINQEAGARAVATGRGWIADSGVMRRVLAYAADIGLTVVAHPEDAGLAAGAVATEGETATRLGLRAAPAIAESLAIARDLMLAGETGAALHFRQVTTAKGFDLIRAARARGVRVTCGISPGHLLLSDIAMNDFRTFAHLSPPLRSEDDRRAALAALADGTIDVLTSSHDPRGPEEKRLPFADSAPGMSGAETLLPLGLGMVHDGTITIERLFALLARNPARILGLDTGTLAAGQPADLILVDPNIGAQIVADRMVGRAGNTPFDGLPVQGRVKMVMKGGSILA, encoded by the coding sequence ATGACCACCGCTTTCGTGAACGCGACCTTGGTCTGCCCCGACGGCGGCAAACGGCAAGGCAACCTGCTGGTCGAGGGCGATTGCATTATGCGCGTCGGCGATTTCGACGCGCCGGTAGGTGCCGCGATCGTCGATTGCCGCGGGCGGATGCTGGCGCCCGCGATCGTCGATCTGGGGGTTTTCGCGATCGACAAGCCTGCGTGCCTTGCCGGCGGGATCGTCCGTGTCGGGCTGATGCCCGATCAGTCGCCGATCCTCGACGATCCGGGCATCGTCCAGCGCGCCGCCGACATGGGCAAGCCTGAGCTATGGGTCCATCCGATCGCCGCCGCGACTCGCGCGCTGGCGGGCATCGACCTCGCCGAAATGGCGATCAACCAGGAAGCCGGCGCGCGCGCGGTGGCGACCGGGCGCGGCTGGATCGCCGATAGCGGGGTGATGCGCCGGGTGCTCGCTTATGCCGCCGATATCGGGCTGACGGTTGTCGCCCACCCAGAAGATGCCGGGCTCGCTGCAGGCGCGGTCGCGACCGAGGGCGAGACCGCCACGCGGCTGGGGCTGCGCGCCGCTCCCGCGATCGCCGAATCGCTGGCAATCGCCCGCGACCTGATGCTGGCGGGGGAAACCGGCGCAGCACTCCATTTCCGTCAGGTGACGACGGCCAAGGGCTTCGACCTGATCCGCGCGGCACGTGCGCGCGGGGTTCGGGTGACCTGCGGGATTTCGCCGGGGCATCTGCTGCTTTCGGACATCGCCATGAACGATTTCCGCACCTTCGCGCATCTCTCGCCACCGCTGCGCAGCGAAGACGACCGGCGCGCGGCGCTCGCGGCGCTCGCCGACGGGACGATCGACGTGCTGACTTCGTCGCACGATCCGCGCGGCCCCGAGGAAAAGCGCCTGCCCTTCGCCGATTCGGCGCCGGGCATGTCGGGCGCCGAGACGCTGCTGCCGCTGGGGCTTGGAATGGTGCACGACGGCACGATCACGATCGAGCGGCTGTTCGCGTTGCTCGCCCGAAACCCCGCGCGGATACTGGGGCTCGACACGGGGACGCTGGCGGCGGGGCAGCCCGCCGACCTGATCCTGGTCGATCCGAACATCGGCGCGCAGATCGTCGCCGACCGGATGGTTGGGCGGGCGGGCAACACCCCGTTCGACGGCCTGCCGGTGCAGGGCCGCGTCAAGATGGTTATGAAGGGCGGGTCGATCCTCGCCTGA
- a CDS encoding aspartate carbamoyltransferase catalytic subunit, whose protein sequence is MSASDHSPAAVLPGRVAFPHRHLTGIGGLQPHEITFLLDESEQWIEANRARAKNDRRLDGVTQINAFFENSTRTLLSFEIAGKRLGADVVNMGVGQSSVKKGETLIDTAVTLNAMRADVIVIRHGSSGAVQLIADKVDCPVLNAGDGSHEHPTQALLDALTIRRRRGSIAGQRVVICGDVLHSRVARSNMLALASLAAEVRVVGPSTLMPAAVEQMAVTRFTDFDAALDGADVVMMLRLQNERMSGAFIPSTREYHRRYGLTPERLALAKPDALVMHPGPMNRGVEITSSVADMPGRSAITEQVEMGVAVRMACLDVLTRRARGVEGWA, encoded by the coding sequence ATGTCAGCTTCGGACCACTCCCCCGCCGCCGTCCTGCCCGGACGCGTCGCGTTCCCGCACCGGCACCTCACGGGTATCGGCGGGCTGCAGCCGCACGAGATCACCTTCCTGCTCGACGAATCGGAGCAATGGATCGAGGCGAACCGCGCGCGCGCCAAGAACGACCGCCGGCTCGACGGGGTCACGCAGATCAACGCGTTCTTCGAAAATTCGACGCGCACGCTGTTGTCGTTCGAGATCGCGGGAAAACGACTCGGCGCCGACGTCGTCAACATGGGCGTCGGCCAGTCGAGCGTGAAGAAGGGCGAGACGCTGATCGACACCGCGGTCACGCTCAACGCGATGCGCGCCGACGTGATCGTCATCCGCCACGGCAGCTCGGGCGCGGTGCAGCTGATCGCCGACAAGGTCGATTGCCCGGTGCTCAACGCCGGCGACGGCAGCCATGAGCACCCGACGCAGGCGCTGCTCGATGCGCTGACGATCCGGCGGCGGCGCGGCAGCATCGCCGGGCAGCGCGTGGTGATCTGCGGCGATGTGCTGCACAGCCGGGTCGCGCGATCGAATATGCTGGCGCTTGCCTCGCTCGCCGCCGAAGTGCGCGTCGTCGGCCCGTCGACGTTGATGCCCGCCGCGGTCGAGCAGATGGCGGTTACGCGCTTCACCGATTTCGACGCCGCGCTCGATGGTGCCGACGTCGTGATGATGCTGCGGCTGCAGAACGAGCGGATGTCGGGGGCGTTTATCCCGTCGACGCGCGAATATCACCGCCGCTATGGCCTGACCCCCGAGCGGCTGGCGCTTGCGAAGCCCGACGCGCTGGTGATGCATCCGGGGCCGATGAACCGCGGGGTCGAGATTACCTCGTCGGTCGCCGATATGCCGGGGCGATCGGCGATCACCGAACAGGTCGAAATGGGGGTCGCGGTGCGGATGGCGTGTCTCGACGTGCTGACGCGGCGCGCACGCGGCGTGGAGGGTTGGGCATGA
- a CDS encoding methyl-accepting chemotaxis protein, translating into MNQLDAFRRRGFDLLVIAAWVSVAAIGVMGMVLRAPGFGIVLSIGIAATLPPTIALLRSQRDANARLMLGVLAALLPALGVYLYAGRAWQIDIHMYFFVALAALAVLCDWRPLVLASALIAVHHLSFGLLVTDWVFLGGSNVWRTIIHVIAVVLQCGVLAFLTMRLQALMLRQEQAQADSNSAAADAIARRHEVEAAMEAAAAAERREGEQRERREAAERDAAEARRAEMLALAGSFHDTIDAIVGSVSAASSELEASARDLQDIARRASRETTESADTAAMSSASAEALAARIAELSLSINAIGASVDRQARLSHDARDVSTSGHDAVRHLTERTEAIGRFADSVHAIAARTNLLALNATIEAARAGDVGRGFAVVAQEVKLLAGQTTGATGEIRTLATSVHGEAEIAHDALAGITGAIGDLATAAAAIRTAIDAQRATAAALKTTAIDTAAGATQMADQIANVVMVAHDTETLSGRVLGAASALAETSRKLRAAAGTFVSKLEAA; encoded by the coding sequence ATGAACCAGCTCGACGCATTTCGTCGCCGCGGCTTCGACCTGCTGGTCATCGCCGCCTGGGTCAGCGTAGCGGCGATCGGCGTGATGGGAATGGTCCTTCGCGCGCCTGGATTCGGCATCGTGCTGTCGATCGGGATCGCAGCCACGCTGCCCCCCACGATCGCGCTGCTTCGCAGTCAGCGCGACGCCAATGCACGGCTGATGCTGGGCGTGCTCGCCGCGCTGCTCCCCGCGCTAGGCGTCTATCTATATGCGGGTCGCGCGTGGCAGATCGATATCCACATGTATTTCTTCGTCGCGCTCGCTGCATTGGCGGTGCTGTGCGACTGGCGCCCGCTGGTGCTGGCCTCGGCGCTGATCGCGGTGCATCATCTGAGCTTCGGCTTGCTCGTCACAGACTGGGTGTTCCTGGGCGGCAGCAATGTCTGGCGGACGATCATCCACGTGATCGCGGTGGTCCTGCAGTGCGGCGTGCTCGCGTTTCTCACGATGCGGCTGCAGGCGCTGATGCTGCGGCAGGAACAGGCGCAGGCCGACAGCAACTCTGCGGCTGCCGACGCGATCGCGCGCCGCCACGAGGTCGAAGCCGCGATGGAAGCCGCTGCTGCGGCCGAACGCCGCGAAGGCGAGCAGCGCGAACGCCGCGAAGCCGCCGAGCGCGACGCCGCCGAGGCGCGCCGCGCCGAGATGCTGGCGCTCGCGGGCAGCTTCCACGACACGATCGACGCGATCGTCGGATCGGTTTCCGCTGCGTCGTCCGAGCTCGAGGCGTCGGCCCGCGACCTGCAGGACATTGCGCGCCGCGCGAGCCGCGAGACGACCGAAAGCGCCGATACCGCGGCGATGTCGTCAGCCAGCGCCGAGGCGCTTGCAGCGCGGATCGCCGAACTGTCGCTGTCGATCAACGCGATCGGAGCCAGCGTCGATCGCCAGGCGCGGTTGAGCCATGACGCGCGCGACGTATCGACGTCGGGGCACGACGCGGTCCGCCACCTCACCGAGCGCACCGAAGCGATCGGACGCTTCGCCGATTCGGTCCACGCGATCGCTGCACGCACCAATTTGCTAGCGCTCAACGCGACGATCGAGGCGGCGCGTGCGGGCGACGTCGGACGCGGCTTCGCGGTGGTCGCGCAGGAGGTGAAGCTGTTGGCGGGCCAAACCACCGGCGCGACGGGCGAAATCCGCACGCTCGCGACGTCGGTCCATGGCGAGGCCGAGATCGCGCACGATGCGCTAGCCGGAATCACCGGCGCGATCGGCGATCTCGCCACAGCTGCGGCGGCGATCCGCACCGCGATCGACGCGCAGCGCGCCACCGCTGCCGCGCTCAAGACCACGGCGATCGATACCGCGGCGGGAGCAACGCAGATGGCCGACCAGATCGCCAATGTGGTGATGGTGGCGCACGACACCGAAACGCTGTCCGGTCGCGTGCTGGGCGCCGCGTCGGCGCTTGCCGAAACCTCGCGGAAATTGCGCGCCGCTGCTGGCACCTTCGTCTCGAAGCTGGAAGCCGCATAA
- the ruvX gene encoding Holliday junction resolvase RuvX, producing MITTEKAAFAAALPAGGRLIGLDVGTKTIGTAFCDAGWSFASPATLIRRTKFQKDKAEIAGVIGKQVVRGIVIGLPLSLDGSDTPRTQSTRAFARNVEDLALPILLWDERWSTVAVERTLIEQDASRAKRAELIDNMAAAWILQGAIDALAHG from the coding sequence ATGATCACCACCGAGAAGGCGGCGTTCGCCGCGGCACTCCCTGCTGGCGGGCGGCTGATCGGGCTCGACGTCGGTACCAAGACGATCGGCACCGCGTTCTGCGACGCCGGCTGGAGCTTCGCCAGCCCCGCCACGCTGATCCGCCGTACCAAGTTCCAGAAGGACAAGGCCGAAATCGCCGGCGTCATCGGCAAGCAGGTCGTGCGCGGGATCGTCATCGGGCTGCCGCTCAGCCTCGACGGCAGCGATACCCCGCGCACCCAATCGACCCGCGCCTTCGCGCGCAATGTCGAGGATTTGGCATTGCCGATACTGCTGTGGGACGAGCGCTGGTCGACCGTCGCGGTCGAGCGGACCTTGATCGAACAGGACGCAAGCCGTGCGAAACGCGCCGAATTGATCGATAACATGGCCGCCGCCTGGATCCTGCAGGGCGCGATCGACGCGCTCGCGCACGGCTGA
- a CDS encoding DUF3089 domain-containing protein: MARKFLYVVAVLIILAIAAAFAYRLYGIELLRRTMVPSAPFEALPEPEPNAYAKPAMWIARPDRAGNPALWVPQGLTVGANPPAAVFFIHPTSYLDRGHWNAPLDNADANGRAEIFLRGQASAFNEVGAVWAPRYRQATFGAFLTSEDSARQALALAYRDVLAAFDQFVGEVGPDRPIILAGHSQGALHLTHLLKDRIAGQPIADRIVAAYVVGWPVSKPADLPMLGLPECATAQQSGCILSWQSFAEPADPSLIFDTFDQTTGFNGLPRAGTPLVCTNPITGNAGDSAEAPANLGALFPSEDLTEATLEPGRIPARCEGRGILMIGSPPDLGNYVLPGNNYHVFDYSLFWGNVRQDAARRMAAFAR; this comes from the coding sequence GTGGCGCGCAAATTTCTGTACGTGGTGGCGGTGCTCATCATCCTCGCGATCGCCGCGGCGTTTGCCTATCGCCTGTACGGGATCGAGCTGCTGCGCCGGACGATGGTGCCGAGCGCACCGTTCGAGGCGCTGCCCGAGCCCGAGCCCAATGCCTATGCCAAGCCCGCCATGTGGATCGCGCGGCCCGATCGCGCGGGCAATCCGGCGCTTTGGGTGCCGCAGGGGCTGACCGTCGGCGCGAATCCGCCCGCCGCCGTGTTCTTCATCCACCCCACCTCGTATCTCGATCGTGGCCACTGGAACGCGCCGCTCGACAATGCCGACGCCAATGGCCGCGCCGAGATTTTCCTGCGCGGCCAGGCGAGCGCGTTCAACGAAGTCGGCGCGGTCTGGGCCCCGCGCTACCGCCAGGCGACCTTCGGCGCGTTCCTGACCAGCGAGGACAGCGCGCGCCAGGCGTTGGCGCTCGCCTATCGCGACGTGCTGGCAGCGTTCGACCAGTTTGTGGGCGAAGTCGGTCCCGATCGACCCATCATCCTTGCCGGGCATAGCCAGGGCGCGCTGCACCTGACGCATCTGCTCAAGGACCGGATCGCGGGCCAGCCGATCGCCGACCGGATCGTCGCCGCCTATGTCGTCGGCTGGCCGGTGTCGAAGCCCGCCGATCTGCCCATGCTCGGCCTGCCCGAATGCGCGACGGCGCAGCAGTCCGGCTGCATCCTCTCGTGGCAGAGCTTTGCCGAGCCCGCCGATCCCTCGCTGATCTTCGACACCTTCGATCAAACCACCGGCTTCAACGGCCTGCCGCGCGCGGGAACGCCATTGGTGTGCACCAACCCGATCACCGGCAATGCCGGCGATTCGGCCGAGGCTCCGGCCAATCTGGGCGCATTGTTCCCGTCGGAAGACCTGACCGAGGCGACGCTCGAGCCCGGGCGCATCCCGGCGCGCTGCGAAGGGCGCGGTATCCTGATGATCGGCAGCCCCCCCGACCTCGGCAATTACGTGCTGCCGGGAAACAACTACCACGTGTTCGACTACAGCCTGTTCTGGGGCAATGTCCGGCAGGATGCGGCGCGGCGGATGGCGGCGTTCGCGCGATGA